A genomic window from Sphingobacterium spiritivorum includes:
- a CDS encoding NAD-dependent epimerase/dehydratase family protein, translating into MKVIITGATGMVGEGVLLECLNNTAVVGVLIIGRKNYPLSHPKLKELILKDFSEIEDHADLLTGYDGCFFCAGVSSVGENEESFTKKTYDFVIPFARTLSAINPEMIFIYVSGNRTDSTEQGKVMWARVKGRTENELMKLPFKGQYNFRPAIMKATKGQVNVKTIYKIMGPLIAPFISAKTLKLADVGRAMIHAVSKGYPKQILEVDDIIQLAK; encoded by the coding sequence AAGTAATCATTACAGGTGCAACAGGAATGGTAGGCGAAGGCGTACTCTTGGAATGTCTTAATAACACCGCCGTGGTGGGAGTATTGATAATTGGAAGGAAAAACTATCCATTATCACATCCAAAACTAAAAGAACTGATTTTAAAAGATTTTTCAGAAATAGAAGACCATGCAGATCTGTTGACCGGTTACGACGGTTGCTTTTTCTGTGCAGGAGTAAGCTCAGTAGGGGAAAACGAAGAAAGCTTTACTAAAAAGACTTACGATTTTGTTATTCCGTTTGCCAGAACACTTTCTGCCATCAACCCGGAAATGATTTTTATCTATGTATCCGGAAACCGGACCGACAGTACAGAACAGGGAAAGGTAATGTGGGCAAGAGTAAAGGGAAGAACCGAAAATGAACTGATGAAACTACCCTTTAAAGGTCAGTACAATTTCCGTCCGGCTATAATGAAAGCGACAAAGGGACAGGTCAACGTAAAAACAATATACAAAATAATGGGGCCGCTGATTGCTCCGTTTATCTCAGCAAAGACTTTGAAACTCGCAGATGTTGGCCGGGCCATGATCCATGCTGTATCTAAAGG